From Mercenaria mercenaria strain notata chromosome 17, MADL_Memer_1, whole genome shotgun sequence, the proteins below share one genomic window:
- the LOC123537275 gene encoding macrophage-expressed gene 1 protein-like, with amino-acid sequence MKFGITRLVGSVFWTFFLIIVPDIVTPAADTEVYPTGDPRRCAGIKGNKTGRFEVIPGSGWDNLRNKEMGMVIGLSYMECKTTEDGMFLIPDGVRAIPVKNSKVDSYAELIEHWDDYSSILSRSINAEAGLHIDNIGISGKFSDEYEDVKSKQHNDKTVTTRVQARYIQYNAKMEPDTAVNKVFQSRLRKIAAHLTLNRTDLARYESQLLVRDFGTHVINSIDAGAALVQVDELSAQYMESKETQKQDVLASATASFFGILNFDAGYSKSSQQTDVDGYRQKRTSSKIMTFGGPLFRPMNFTADNWTESIQTDLVALDRSGEPIYNFINDVTLPSVHRSIIYDVYEKVKDAVHLYYEHNTRRGCTNANSTNFNFQANLDDGTCNKTTESFTFGGVYQICKATGYADLCEGRNQTNVFTNAYTCPQNYEAVLLQNNTQLVSRSRQKCNRCWKYFHCCHWTTEEARADYAAYWCAGTGSRDAFKGFLFGGLYTSSSVNIFTQAKTCPLYYYSIKLFTDLTVCITDNYELGTQHALPFGGFFSCITGNPFTDVKRARFGLQNNNKTDLESYMLDQGVQEYMHFCPEGYSQHLATVDVECKIYYCVKSGAMAGKGLPKIQRPPFMNAPKDGYSDPLDTDFVVNSNGELWTIKQRANKEVPTFLAQQGLDYQPVTNSPTLKRNVNQPNQRPNTLSDAGIAAISALATIISVLVGTGIVVSIRRSLNRRY; translated from the exons ATGAAATTCGGCATTACCCGTTTGGTTGGCTCAGTCTTTTGGACATTTTTTCTTATAATTGTACCGGATATAGTAACACCAGCAGCAGATACTGAGGTTTATCCTACTGGAGACCCAAGAAGATGTGCAGGTATCAAAGGCAATAAAACTGGAAGATTTGAAGTAATTCCTGGCAGTGGATGGGACAACCTGAGGAATAAGGAAATGGGTATGGTCATTGGGCTGAGTTACATGGAATGCAAGACAACAGAAGACGGCATGTTTCTCATCCCTGATGGTGTTAGAGCAATTCCAGTAAAAAATAGCAAAGTCGATTCATATGCGGAATTGATAGAGCATTGGGACGACTATTCTAGTATATTATCGAGATCAATTAATGCTGAAGCTGGTCTACATATTGACAATATAGGAATTAGTGGGAAGTTTTCGGACGAGTACGAAGATGTGAAAAGCAAACAACACAATGACAAGACCGTTACAACTCGTGTCCAG GCTCGCTATATTCAGTATAATGCAAAGATGGAACCGGATACAGCGGTAAATAAAGTTTTTCAAAGCCGTCTCCGAAAGATAGCAGCTCATCTGACACTGAACCGTACAGATCTTGCACGCTACGAAAGTCAGCTTCTTGTACGAGACTTTGGAACACACGTAATTAACAGCATCGATGCTGGAGCTGCCCTTGTTcag GTGGATGAGCTATCCGCGCAGTATATGGAAAGCAAAGAAACACAAAAACAAGACGTTCTTGCCTCTGCAACTGCTAGTTTCTTTGGAATACTAAACTTTGATGCTGGATACTCCAAGTCGTCACAGCAAACTGATGTGGATGGGTACAGACAAAAAAGAACGAGTTCGAAAATAATGACATTTGGTGGTCCTTTGTTTAG GCCTATGAATTTTACAGCTGACAACTGGACCGAGTCAATTCAGACAGATTTAGTCGCGCTAGACAGATCAGGAGAGCCTATCTATAATTTCATAAACGATGTTACTCTTCCCAGTGTACATCGTTCTATAATATATGATGTTTATGAAAAGGTTAAGGATGCAGTTCATTTGTATTATGAGCATAATACCCGCCGTGGATGCACGAATGCAAATTCgacaaatttcaattttcaagcCAACTTAGACGACGGCACTTGCAACAAAACAACGGAAAGCTTTACTTTTGGTGGTGTTTATCAGATTTGTAAAGCAACAGGTTATGCGGATCTCTGTGAAGGTAGGAACCAGACCAATGTGTTTACAAATGCCTACACCTGTCCACAAAACTACGAAGCTGTCCTGTTGCAAAACAATACGCAACTGGTATCAAGGTCACGTCAAAAATGTAACAGATGCTGGAAATACTTTCACTGCTGTCACTGGACTACTGAAGAAGCACGAGCAGATTATGCAGCGTATTGGTGTGCTGGAACTGGTTCAAGAGACGCTTTCAAAGGTTTTCTTTTCGGTGGACTTTATACGTCTAGTTCCGTCAATATCTTCACTCAAGCTAAAACGTGCCCACTTTATTACTACTCCATTAAACTTTTTACCGATCTCACAGTCTGTATAACCGACAATTACGAATTGGGTACGCAGCATGCGTTACCATTTGGGGGCTTCTTTAGCTGTATTACAGGAAATCCTTTTACCGACGTTAAGAGGGCTAGGTTTGGActtcaaaacaacaacaaaactgaccTGGAATCCTATATGCTTGACCAAGGAGTTCAAGAATACATGCATTTTTGTCCGGAAGGCTACAGTCAGCACCTAGCAACAGTGGATGTCGAGTGTAAGATCTATTATTGCGTTAAAAGTGGTGCTATGGCAGGAAAAGGTCTTCCGAAAATACAAAGGCCGCCTTTTATGAACGCACCTAAAGATGGCTACTCTGATCCACTAGACACAGATTTTGTAGTAAACAGTAACGGCGAGCTCTGGACTATCAAGCAGAGAGCAAACAAAGAAGTGCCAACATTCTTAGCTCAGCAAGGATTAGATTACCAGCCCGTAACAAACAGTCCAACATTAAAGCGTAATGTTAACCAACCGAATCAAAGGCCGAATACTTTATCTGATGCAGGAATTGCCGCGATATCGGCCTTGGCAACGATCATAAGTGTTTTGGTTGGAACAGGAATTGTTGTTAGCATAAGACGCAGTTTGAACCGACGATACTGA